In one Lolium rigidum isolate FL_2022 chromosome 3, APGP_CSIRO_Lrig_0.1, whole genome shotgun sequence genomic region, the following are encoded:
- the LOC124696388 gene encoding F-box/FBD/LRR-repeat protein At5g22660-like, whose product MDTRVPPVPMDPATAAKLRRRRQDPEDLEGLVARVLSRAHYVLPDPPAAVDARLSALLPHDAVDRLSRLPDVLLANIVSRIPIKEAARTAALSRHWRGVWRSAPLVLVDSQILPQGTEVTRADARRITSAVSGVFAAHPGPFRCVHLTSSCMEDFHGLLTTWLQILAVKGIQELVLVNRPWPLDLILPATFLGMTTLTRLYLGFWKFPDTAGVPRTTCFPNLRELGLCTLLMESKDLDFMLDRSPVLETLCIQGNLSNLRLRLVSQSIRCVQFINSSCQEIAVVHAPCLERLIQSGGWTRDGVCTKTKVKIGHAPKLHLFGYLVAGNHVLEVDNAVIKAETKASPSTMVPSVRMLALEFGCGVPNDVKMIPAILRCFPNVETLHIMSRGKDQSSGKLNLKFWNECGTIECIRSRIKMLVLDGYRGDRSELAFLKFFLGSALVLKKVAIVWANNVFSSMEELNSKMEPLRSMKKASADCKTLVTGRKNPDGGNISSFKRASDFSLGDPFSNF is encoded by the exons atggacacCCGGGTGCCGCCTGTTCCCATGGACCCCGCGACGGCCGCCAAGCTCCGGCGCCGACGCCAGGACCCTGAAGACCTAGAAGGACTTGTCGCCCGCGTGCTCTCCCGCGCCCACTACGTCCTCCCGGACccgcccgccgccgtcgacgCTCGCCTCTCCGCCCTCCTCccccacgacgccgtcgaccgccTCAGCCGCCTCCCCGACGTCCTCCTCGCCAACATCGTCTCCCGCATCCCCATCAAGGAGGCCGCGCGCACCGCCGCGCTATCCCGCCACTGGCGCGGGGTCTGGCGCTCCGCCCCGCTCGTCCTCGTCGACTCCCAGATCCTCCCCCAAGGCACCGAGGTCACGCGCGCCGACGCGAGGCGCATCACCTCCGCCGTCTCCGGCGTCTTCGCCGCGCACCCGGGCCCCTTCCGCTGCGTCCACCTCACCAGCAGCTGCATGGAAGACTTCCATGGCCTGCTCACCACCTGGCTCCAGATACTCGCCGTCAAGGGCATCCAGGAGCTCGTCCTCGTCAACCGCCCGTGGCCGCTCGACCTCATTCTCCCCGCCACCTTCCTCGGCATGACCACCCTCACCCGCCTCTACCTCGGCTTCTGGAAGTTCCCCGACACGGCCGGCGTCCCGCGCACCACCTGCTTCCCCAACCTCCGTGAGCTCGGCCTCTGCACCCTCCTCATGGAGAGCAAGGATTTGGACTTCATGCTCGACAGGAGCCCCGTGCTTGAGACGCTCTGTATCCAAGGCAATCTCTCTAACCTTCGCCTTCGCCTTGTCAGCCAAAGCATCCGCTGCGTGCAGTTCATCAACTCCTCCTGTCAAGAAATCGCGGTGGTGCACGCCCCATGCCTTGAGCGACTCATCCAGTCAGGAGGCTGGACCCGCGATGGGGTCTGCACCAAGACCAAGGTGAAGATCGGCCATGCCCCCAAGCTGCACTTATTCGGATACTTGGTTGCAGGAAATCATGTCCTAGAGGTTGACAACGCCGTCATCAAG GCTGAGACAAAGGCGAGCCCAAGCACCATGGTACCAAGTGTGAGGATGCTGGCTTTGGAGTTTGGTTGTGGAGTCCCCAATGATGTCAAGATGATCCCGGCTATCCTCAGATGCTTTCCCAATGTTGAGACGCTCCACATCATG TCCCGAGGAAAGGATCAATCCTCTGGCAAGCTCAACCTCAAGTTCTGGAATGAGTGTGGTACCATAGAATGCATCCGCTCGCGCATCAAGATGCTGGTTTTGGATGGTTACCGAGGGGATCGAAGTGAGCTTGCTTTCCTCAAGTTTTTCCTTGGGAGCGCGTTGGTGCTGAAAAAGGTGGCAATAGTGTGGGCCAATAATGTTTTCTCTTCGATGGAGGAGCTGAATTCCAAAATGGAGCCTCTGCGGTCCATGAAAAAGGCTAGTGCAGACTGCAAAACATTGGTCACTGGCCGTAAAAATCCTGACGGAGGTAACATTTCCAGCTTCAAGAGGGCATCTGATTTTTCTCTTGGCGACCCTTTCTCCAACTTCTGA